Proteins from a genomic interval of Epinephelus fuscoguttatus linkage group LG16, E.fuscoguttatus.final_Chr_v1:
- the fam83b gene encoding protein FAM83B: MESPEFSLLSSLRGDLKSEEFIQPHYKEAYRLAIDRLVSGGRDSYLEFLKGERIGSFLSEEELHFITENAEQLPPQNHAEEINGSPDNQSSSGTYWPVHSDVDTPDLDLGWPEVMHDKLQTNIDLLFHPPRQNNPTIKEVIRKHIQDARQVVGIAMDVFTDVDIFKEVVDASIRGVPVYVLLDDSHLKSFLTMAESQDVKIQQLRNMRVRTVKGQDYLCRSGAKFHGAMEQKFLLVDCHTAIYGSYSFTWSFEKIHLSMVQVITGHLVRSYDEEFRTLYARSNVPVELCPAEGLFQRNGSHGRQILPKSHSAPKIERRDQLRHTLDTVYRKTCERKLGVRDLEERLFEEEQHELRPLNENGISGQNHIPQFQSAETMDFLKRHSYAGEIQDGLMAQNIRPRASNWNISRETGNNYPMDNYLQVQQMHRGQNMRQSYNGNDKQILSMQQNMPTLENTSKSFMRTLRIESYLKHPDVPYGDSCDYLDQFEPQDKANSFMQGRMRSSLVFRSTIPEHIEPNRHFNNSSTNVNASATHNTPMHYSSMQWNPAAVAEHRMSNEEFMLKRKSLQILDDDRNNAGYGPGRNAYNSVYASLGRAKGGHMITNPDILSDSWQKRHSVADPRSNTEYGHESSSHMYGAFARMQVNRGTAGMHAPNGGYGSNLKEDQRSASHYDVKSITSTKSSGTPIWQEPPSRTVSAAALDVNNKDLSGKSHSSHHFLKKSSRKLKSLLHIPEKKEDSAETPSLKSGCSTDTITAEDEERMSHGGRQLYQSTTNSIRSEHQRTRMEDNQLKSSRPRFTTEEHQNPTQVSLTKPAAEKKTSIYDKSARPGLDSASWSKERGVDTRLYSRFEPFCSFEKKHSMCSAHGFGNAHSQEKTKGLPKGEAAIENNITRAARGHHENKLERFIHRMGNLIHKNK, encoded by the exons ATGGAATCTCCAGAGTTTTCCCTGCTGTCGTCCTTGAGGGGAGACTTAAAATCAGAGGAGTTTATCCAACCCCACTATAAGGAGGCATATCGCCTGGCAATTGATCGCCTGGTGAGCGGCGGCAGAGACAGTTACCTCGAGTTCCTCAAGGGAGAGCGTATCGGGAGCTTCCTCTCAGAGGAAGAGCTTCACTTCATTACTGAAAACGCAGAGCAGCTCCCGCCTCAAAATCACGCAGAGGAAATCAATGGCTCACCAGACAACCAATCATCCTCAGGGACGTATTGGCCTGTCCACTCGGATGTGGACACACCAGATTTGGATTTGGGATGGCCGGAGGTCATGCATGACAAACTTCAGACAAATATAGATCTGCTCTTCCATCCACCCAGACAAAATAACCCCACCATCAAAGAGGTGATCCGAAAGCATATTCAGGATGCAAGACAG GTCGTTGGCATTGCGATGGACGTGTTCACTGACGTAGATATATTCAAAGAAGTTGTTGATGCCTCTATACGTGGAGTCCCTGTTTACGTGCTTTTGGATGATTCCCATCTGAAAAGTTTCCTCACAATGGCTGAAAGTCAAGATGTCAAAATTCAACAGCTCAGG AACATGAGGGTGCGCACTGTGAAAGGTCAGGATTACCTCTGTCGATCAGGAGCTAAATTTCATGGGGCGATGGAGCAGAAGTTTCTTTTAGTCGACTGCCACACAGCGATTTATGGCTCATACAG CTTCACGTGGTCTTTTGAGAAGATACATCTGAGCATGGTGCAGGTCATCACAGGCCACCTGGTGAGGTCCTACGATGAGGAGTTTCGAACACTTTACGCCCGGTCAAATGTGCCTGTTGAACTCTGCCCAGCAGAGGGTTTGTTCCAACGCAATGGGTCACATGGACGACAGATTTTGCCAAAATCTCATTCCGCCCCCAAAATTGAGCGGAGGGACCAGTTGAGGCACACGCTGGACACAGTCTATCGAAAGACCTGTGAGAGGAAACTAGGTGTGAGAGACCTCGAGGAGAGGCTATTCGAAGAAGAACAACATGAGCTCAGGCCCTTGAATGAGAATGGGATCAGCGGTCAAAACCACATACCCCAATTTCAGTCTGCAGAGACAATGGACTTCTTAAAACGGCACAGCTATGCTGGGGAGATTCAGGATGGATTAATGGCGCAGAACATCAGGCCCAGAGCAAGCAACTGGAATATCTCCAGAGAAACCGGAAACAATTACCCCATGGATAATTACTTACAAGTGCAACAGATGCACAGAGGTCAAAACATGCGGCAGTCGTACAATGGCAACGACAAACAGATTCTGTCCATGCAGCAGAACATGCCAACACTTGAAAATACATCCAAGTCGTTTATGCGCACATTGAGGATTGAGTCCTACCTCAAACACCCTGACGTCCCATACGGGGACTCTTGTGATTATTTAGACCAGTTTGAACCACAGGACAAAGCAAACTCCTTCATGCAGGGTAGGATGAGGTCTTCCCTTGTTTTCAGGTCCACCATACCAGAGCACATAGAGCCAAACAGGCACTTTAACAACTCTTCAACCAATGTCAATGCCTCAGCAACACACAACACTCCTATGCACTACTCATCCATGCAGTGGAATCCAGCAGCAGTAGCTGAACACAGAATGAGTAATGAAGAGTTCATGTtaaagaggaaaagtctgcagATTTTGGATGACGATCGGAATAATGCAGGCTACGGCCCTGGTAGAAACGCTTACAACTCTGTATATGCCAGCTTAGGCCGAGCTAAAGGTGGACACATGATCACCAATCCAGACATCCTGTCAGACAGCTGGCAAAAAAGGCACAGCGTGGCAGATCCAAGATCAAACACTGAGTACGGACATGAATCCTCCAGTCACATGTATGGAGCATTTGCAAGGATGCAAGTGAACAGAGGCACAGCAGGGATGCATGCACCTAATGGAGGATACGGGTCAAATCTGAAAGAGGATCAGAGATCTGCCTCTCATTATGATGTCAAGAGCATCACAAGTACAAAGAGCTCTGGTACTCCTATTTGGCAGGAGCCGCCATCCAGGACTGTGTCTGCAGCAGCCCTGGATGTGAATAACAAGGATTTGTCAGGTAAATCCCACAGCTCCCACCATTTCCTGAAGAAGAGTTCCAGGAAATTAAAATCATTACTCCACAtaccagagaaaaaagaggatTCAGCTGAAACGCCGAGTCTGAAGTCAGGCTGCAGCACAGACACCATAACAGctgaggatgaggagaggaTGTCACATGGAGGAAGACAACTTTACCAAAGCACAACCAACTCTATCCGGTCAGAACACCAGAGGACACGGATGGAGGACAACCAGCTAAAATCGTCAAGACCGCGATTTACAACTGAGGAGCACCAGAATCCAACGCAAGTCTCTCTCACTAAACctgctgcagagaaaaaaaccAGCATTTATGACAAAAGCGCAAGGCCTGGCCTTGACTCAGCGAGCTGGAGCAAGGAACGAGGCGTAGACACTCGCCTTTACAGCAGATTTGAGCCTTTCTGCTCATTTGAAAAGAAACACTCCATGTGTTCTGCACACGGCTTTGGAAATGCACACTCTCAGGAAAAAACCAAAGGCCTTCCCAAAGGTGAGGCAGCTATTGAAAACAACATCACTCGAGCTGCGCGAGGGCACCATGAAAATAAGCTGGAGAGATTCATTCATAGAATGGGGAACCTCATACACAAGAACAAATAG